In the genome of Planctomyces sp. SH-PL62, the window GCCGAGGTCGACGCCAACGTCGTCCGGCTCGGCTCCGGCGGCCTCGTCGAGGTCCAGGGGACCGGCGAGGGGGGCGTCTACTCGCGGCGTCAGCTGGACCAGCTCCTCGACCTGGCCGAAGCCGGCATCGACCGTCTCGGGCAGGTGCAGCGAGAGGCCCTCCAGGGGGGCTGACCGCCGGCCTTTCGATTTTCCTTCCCATTCGATCTGGGCGGTTCCCGGACGTTTTGCTAAAGTCCCGCGCGTGTTCCGCCGGTGGGGTTCGATCGAACCGATCCTCCCCGCCCCGCGCGGCGACCTTCGGAATTCTGTTCGGAACGCCGGACGCCGGCCCTTCTCGGGCCTCGACGCGTCCCGGCCGTCGATGATCCGACAAGGAAGGGGATCGTCCATGAAAAAGCCTCTTGCCATGATGGCACTCCTGGGAGCCCTGGCGGGCGGGCCCGCCTGGGGGCAGGCCCTCCCGAGCGGCGGCCCCGCCGACTCGGCCGAGGACGCGTCGCCGGCCGCCGGCTTCGAGCCGACGCCCGTCGACCAGCTCAAGGCCCCGACGATGGACCTGCCCGACGACCCCGTCGAGCCCTACCTCCTGACGAAGAACAACGGGCCGTTCATGGTCCTCGCCAAGACCTTCCAGGGGCCCGACTCCCAGAAGCTGGCCCTGGCGCTCGTCAAGGAGCTGCGCAACGAATACAACCTGCCGGCCTACATCCTCCGCAACAAGGATAGGCCGGGGGGGAGCAATATCCGAGGCGTCCCGCCCCAGGCCGATCCGCACGTCGTCCAGGCCAACACGAACGTCCCGGAGAAGGTCCGGACCTACGACCAGGCGGCCGTCCTGGTCGGCGACGAGAAGACCGAGAAAGCGGCATCCGCGCTGCTCCACAAGGTCAAGAAGATCGACCCCCGGTGCCTGCAGAACGTCTCGACGATCTTCCACTGGCGGAAGGGCCTGAGCAACGCCATCCGCACCACCAACCCCTACGTCGCGGCCCAGGACCTGTACCCGGCCAAGAAGGATCGCCTGATCGTCCAGATGAACTCCGGCGAGGAGAGCATCGCCTACTGCCCGGGCCGCTACACCCTCCAGGTCGCCGAGTTCGCCGGCCGGTCCACGCTCAACGAGAAGGATCCCACCTTCCAGGGCAACTGGAACCTCCTCAAGAGCCCCCTCCGCACCGCCGCCAGCGACGCCGAGAAGATGGCCAACACGCTCCGCAAGGACAAGGACGTGGCGCAGCTCGGCCAGCCCGTCTACGTCTACCACGACCGGACCTCCAGCAAGGTCTTCGTCGGCTCGTTCGAAGCCCCCGACGACCCCCGCGCCGGGGCCATGCGGGACGCCCTGGTCAAGCTCGCGGTGCCGCTCATGCAGCCGGGCAAGCGGGCGAAGACCCTGGACACGATGATCGCCCCGGCCTCGATGCTGACCGACCTGGAGCCGATCAAGCAGAACTTCCGGAAATGAGCCTGGGGGGGCGTCGTCGCCCCTTCTCGGCCATCTCGCCGTCCGAGACAATAAGTCGCCGCCCTTCCGCATCCGACGGGGGGGCGGCGACTTCGCGTTTTCCGACCCCTTCGCGGCCCCCGGCCCGGGCCGCCGCCCCCGGAACGAAGAGTGATCATGAGCGACTCGACGGCCTCCCGCCTCCCGATCCACCTCGTCCTCGGCTCCCGGAACGTCAAGAAATGCCGGGAGATGGCCGAGCTGATCGCTCCGCCGTGGGAGCGTCGGCCGTGGATGGAACTGATCCGCGTCGAGTCGATCGCGGCGCATCCCGACGCCCCCGAGGTGGTCGAGGACGCCGACACGTTCGCCGGCAACGCGCGCAAGAAGGCGTCGGAGACGGCCCTGGCTCTCGGCCTCTGGGTCCTCGCCGACGACTCGGGCCTGGCGGTCGACGCGCTCGACGGCGCGCCGGGCGTCTTCTCGGCCCGGTACGCGGGCGAGCCCTGCGACGACGACGCCAACTGCCGCAAGCTCCTGGAGGCGCTGGCCGACGTCCCCGACGACCGTCGCGGGGCGGCGTTCCGATGCGCCCTGGCCATCTCCGACCCCGAGGGCCGCATCCGGCTCGAATCCGAAGGGTCGGTCCGGGGTCGGATCCTCCGCGAGCTTCGCGGGCCGGGCGGGTTCGGGTACGACCCGATGTTCCTGATCCCGGAGTATCACAGGTCTTTCGGCGAGCTGTCCCCCCTGGTGAAGCACCAGCTGAGCCATCGCTCGCGGGCCTTCGCCCACCTCCGCGTCGGCCTGGAGAAGCTTACAAGGGAAGTCGCCGCCGGGAACTGATACGTAATGGCTTCGACGACTCGCCTTATCCGAGCGGCCTCGGATGGGCACGGGTTCGGGGACGGACCCGTGGCGCCCAAAGGTCGGTGATCGAGGCGATCTGGCATGATCGGTCCCCGGAATACGAAAACGCCCCCCGACGGTCTCCCGTCGGGGGGCGTTCGCCGATCAGGGAGCGCCGAAAGGCTGACCTGAATCGGAGGGCTGGCTTCTGGCGGGCGATTCGCCCGTCCGGCTCAACGGAAGAGGTGGAGTCCCTTCTTGGCGAAGAACGGGTGCTTGACGTCGCAGGCGTCGCAGGCCGGGAGCGTGGTCATCGGCAGGCTGGTGGCCTGGGGCGAGGCGAGCACGCTCTGGGCCGAGGGGACGATCTGGGCCGAGGGGAGGACCGCCGGCTCGCAGGCGACCTGCACGGGGACGCGGACGCAGACCTCGACCGGGACCTGCTTGCAGACGGTCCGGGGGACGCAGATGGTCTTGGTCTCGGCCACCTGGCGCTGGACGGTCACCGGGCAGTTGACGACCTTGGTGTCGACGACCTGCTTGCAGGTCGTGTAGGGGACCTGGCGGGTGCAGACGACCTGCTGCATCTCGCAGACGGTCACGGGCACCTGCTTGGTCCGCTGTTCGACGACGGTCTCGCAGATGGTCTGCGGGACCTGCTTGACGCGCTGCTCGACCACGGTCCGGCAGGTGGTCACGGGGACCTGGCAGGTGCGGGTCTCGGCGACCATCCGGCAGGTGGTCACGGGGACCTGCTTGCTGCGGGTCTCGGTGACGACGCGGCAGGTGGTGATCGGGACGCGCTTCACGCAGGTCTGCGGGACCATCCGGGTGATCGTGCACGGCACCTGCTTGGCGCGGGTCTCGCGGACCATGCGGGTGAAGGTGTACGGCACCTGCTTGGTCTGCCGCTCGGCGACGTACGTCGTGACCTGATAGGGGTCCTGACGGTACTCCGTCTTGGCGCACATCTTGGTCACGCTGACCGGCACGCAACGGGTCCGGGTCTGGGGGACCATCGAGCAGACCGTGTAGGGGACGGTCTTCGTGCAGGTCTCCTGGACCGTCTTGCAGACCGTCACCGGCACCTGCTTGACGACCTCCTGGGAGACGTACTCGCAGACCGTGTACGGGACCTGCTTGGTCTGGACTTCCTGGACGGTGCGGCAGACGGTCACGGGGACCTGCTTGACGACCTCTTCCGAGACCATCTGGCAGGTGGTGACCGGGACCTGCTCGGTCACCACGGTGGGGACCGTCTTGCAGACCGTCACCGGCACCTGCTTGCGGACCGTCTGGGTCTCATAGACCGTGCACTCGACGTTCTCGACGACCGTCTGGGGGCACATCACCGTCCGCTGGCACCAGGCGCCGGGCGTCTCGACGAGGCAGCCGTTGATGCAGACCGTCTTGCCGGGGACGTAGTACGACTGGACGACCGGCACGCAGACCGTCTTGGAGACCTGCTTGACCACCGTCCTGGGGACGGAGACCGTCTCGCAGACGTCCTTCATGACAGTCTCGGTGACGGTCTGGTTGACCGTCTTGCAGACCGTCTTCATGCTGGTGGTCTGGACCGGGCGGCAGACCGTGTAGCGGCACTCCTTCATGACCGTCTCGCGGACGGGACGGCTGACGGTGTAGGTGCAGGTCTTGTAGGCCGTCCGCTTGACGGGGACCTGGACCGTGTACCGGCACTCCTTCATGACCGTCTCGCGGACCGGGCGGGAGACCGTGTAGGCCACCTGCTTGTAGGCGGTCTGCTTGACGGGCACCATCTCGGTGTACTGCTGGGACTGCATGACCGTCGACTGCACCGGCACCTGGACGGTGTAGGGGACGGTGCGGTAGCAGGTCTTCTGGACCGGCCGCTGGACCGTGTAGCAGACGGTCTTGTAGGCGGTCTCCTGGACCGGGGTGCAGATCACCTCGTTGACGGTCTTGAAGATCGTCTCCTGGACCGGCCGGCAGACGGTGTACGTCACGTCCTTGAAGGACGTCTCGCGCACCTGGCGGCTGACGTTGTAGTAGGTGGTCTTGAGGGTCGTCTCCCGGACGGGACGCTGGACCGTGTAGGCCCGGGTCTCGTAGTGGGTCTCGCGGACCGGCCGGCTGACCGTGTACGCGACGTCCTTCCAGACTGTCCGGGTGACCGGCTTCTGGACGGTGTAATTCACCGTCTGGTTCACCGTGCGGTAGACCGGCCGGTTGACCGTGTACTGCTCATTCCGGACGTGGTTCTCGACGACGTTGCGGACCGTCTGGACCGTCCGCGGCTGCATCACCGTCTCGGTCACCGTCCGGACGCAAGGGATCTGCTGCGTCTCATAGACGGTCTCCTGCACGTTGCGCAGGACCGTCTGACGCTGCATCTGATATTCGACGTGCCCGCCGCATTCCTGGGGCACGGGGCAGTGCCGCAACGAGGCACCGCCCGCATAACTGGCCTGGGCCGGGTGAGTGGCGGCCCCGAGTCCCAATCCTAGGACCGTCAGGGCGAGCCACGGTAGTTTTCTCAACATCGGACGCTCCACGGTACACTCCCGACTGACTTCGGCGCTCATACGACCGTCGGATCCGAGGCTCCGCCTCAGAGACCCTGGGCCGCCAACCAACCTTATTGTTCGTCTCCCCCTGGCCCCCCCCTTCAGCAACTTTATCTAAATCTCCCAATAGCCCTCTCTGCCCAGGATGCACTTCCCTTACATTCGTTACCTCACCAACCCAGCCGGCCGCACTTCCGCGAGAATCAGCCCATCCCCCGGGACCCGCGACCTCCGATTCCCCGCTCCTGCGAACCCGCCGCGAGGGGACGGCGTCCGAACGGAGCCCTCGCCGACGCCTGGTCATCCCGGCCGGTCGTCGGTATTTTCGAGGGACGCGGGGCGGGGTCGTCCCGAGGTTCACCGCCGGTTTCGAGGTCCAGGCCCATGAGCGAAGCGTCGCCGATCGTCGTCCCCCAAGGCTTCCGCGCGTCGGCCGTCAAGGCGGGCGTCAAACCGTCCGGGGGGCTGGACCTGGCCTTGCTGGCGGCCGACGTCCCCTGTACGGCCGCCGGGACGTTCACGACCAATCGCGTCTGCGCGGCGCCGGTGCGCTGGTGTCGGGAACTCGTGCCGTCGGAGACGATCCGGGCGGTGGTGGTGAACGCCGGGAACGCCAACGCGGCCACCGGGGCGCAGGGCGAGGCGAACGTCAGGCGCACGGCGGAGGTCGCCGCCGGGCTCGTCGGCTGCGACGCCCGTCAGGTCCTGATCGCGTCCACGGGGGTCATCGGCCACCAGCTGCCGATGGAGAAGATCGAGGCCGGCCTTCGCGCGGCGGCCCCCGGGCTGTCGACCGATCCGGAGAGCTTCCGGACGGCCGCGCAGGCGATCCTCACCACGGACACGCGCACCAAGATCGTCTCGCGATCGGTCGGCGGGGCGTCCCTGTTCGGCATGGCGAAGGGAGCGGCGATGATCGGCCCCCGGATGGCGACGATGCTCGCCTTCCTGACGACCGACGCCCGGATCGCGCCGGCCGACCTCCAGGCGGTGCTGTCCGAAGCCGTCGAGGAGAGCTTCAACTGCCTCTCGGTCGAGGGCCACACCAGCACGAACGACACGGTGCTGCTGCTGGCCTCCGGGCTGGCCTCCTCCGACCCCCTGCGCGGGGAGGCCCTCAAGTCGTTCGCGGGCGAGCTTCACGACGCCTGCCAGACGCTGGCGCAGGAGATGGCGGCCGACGGCGAGGGCTCGACCCACTTCATCACGATCGACGTCGAGGGCTGCTCCGACCGCGAGGAGGCTCGGACCCTGGCCCGCGCGGTGGCCGACAGCCCGCTCGTGAAGACGGCCATCCACGGCGCCGACCCGAACTGGGGCCGGATCGTCTCGGCGGCGGGCTACGCCGGGGTCCCGTTCGAGGAGACCGAACTCTCGCTCTGGATCAACGGCGTTTCCGTCTACGAGCGAGGCACGCCGACGGCCTTCGACGCGGCCGCCCTTTCGGCGGACCTGCGCGCCAACCGCGCCGTCCACCTCCGCCTGCTTTTCGCGCGAGGCCCGGCTTCCATCCGCTTCTGGACCTGCGACCTGACCGCCGAGTACGTCCACCTCAACGCCGACTACACGACCTGAGCCGGCCGTCCCCATTCGGCCGCGTGGAGACGAAGGCGGGACGAGGGGCGGCGATCCCGGGCGCTTGAGGCGCCCGGGATCGCTCCACGGCTCATTTCACGACGGGCTTCGGCCCGGACTCGGCCTCGGCGGGGGGGGCGGCGGCCGGTTCCTTCGCGGCCTTGCGCTTCACGCGGGCCTGGCCGTAGGGCATGGTCGGCGGCTGGTCGGCGGGCTCGACGAGCTTGTGCTCCCGGTCGAGTTCGGGCTTCTCCAGCACGCTGACGATCCCCGAGGGCCAGACGATCGTGAGCTTGTCGATGGGCTCTGCGCCGACGCCGATGAGCAGGCGGGGGTCGTTGGCGGACTCCATGCTCACGCCCCCCTTGAGCTGGCGGTAGATGGTGCGCCGGGGGGTCTCGACGATGGCCAGCGAGCCGATGGCGTCGCGGTTGCTTTTGGTCCCTTGCAGGGCGAGGCGGACCCAGTGGTTCGTCGTCGGGGTGTCGTTGCGGAGGATCGCGGCGGGGCCGTCCTTCTCGTTGACGACGATGTCGACGTCGCCGTCGTCGTCCAGGTCGCCGAACGCCGCGCCCCGGCCGACGTGCTTCTTTTCGAAGTACGGGCCGACGTCGCGGGTGGAGAGGCGGAAGCGCTTCCCGGCCATGTTGCGGAAGAGGAGCGGGGGCTCCTCGTAGTCGATCGGCTGATTCAGCTCGCGGCGGTTGTTGTCGACGTGGCCGTTGCTGATGAAGAGGTCGGGCCAGCCGTCCTTGTCGAAGTCGGCCAGGGCGGTCCCCCACTTGACGAAGGGCATGGTGTCGGACGCCAGGCCGAAGAAGGCGGTGTTGTCGAAGAAGCCGCGGTTCCCGAAGTTCTGGTAGAGCGTGGCGTATTCCTGCGCGAAGTTGGTGACGAGCAGTTCGGGGAGGCCGTCGCCGTCGACGTCCTCGGCGTCCACGCCCATTCCCGACTGGGCGGAGCCGTTGTAGTCGAAGGCGGCGCCCGAGAGTTCGGTGGCGTCCTCGAAGGTGCCGTCGCCCCGGTTGAAGAAGAGGAAGTTGGGGGTCATGTCGTTGGCGACGTAGAGGTCGATGAGGCCGTCGTCGTTGAGGTCGGCGGCGACGACGCCGAAGCCGTGGCCGTCGGACCTGGGGTTGGGCGTCCGCTTCTTCTCGATCACGTCGACCATCTTCTTGGCGCCGGTCTCGGGGTCGACCTCCTCTTTCTGGCCGACGACCACGTCCGACTCGACCGTGATGGCCTGGTCGTAGACGTCGGTGAAGGTCAGGTCGCCGTTGTTGCGGTAGAGCATGTGCTTCACGCCGACGATGGTGCGGGGCGAGGCGTAGAGCCAGATCTTCTTCTCGGGATCGCCGACGCGCTGGTGGTCCTCGGGATAGTTCCAGCGGCCGTAATTGGCGACGTAGATGTCCAGGTCGCCGTCGTTGTCGAAGTCGAGCATCGCCCCGCCGGAAGACCACGAGGGTCGATCGACGCCGGCGGCCGCGCTCACGTCCTGGAACGTCCCGTCGCCCTTGTTGAGGTAGAGCTTGTTGGGGCCGTAGTTGCAGAGGAAGACGTCGGCGTCGCCGTCGTTGTCCACGTCGCCGACGATGATCCCGTGGCAGAAGCCCCGGTAGCCGAGGCCCGATCGCTCGGTCACGTCTTCGTACCGGCCCCCGCCCAGGTTCTTGTACAGGCGGTTCGGCCCCTTCTCGGCGGTCCCCAGCGGCAGCAAGGTCTGGGTGGCGAAGTAGAGGTCGAGCAGGCCGTCGCCGTCATGGTCGAAGACGGCGACGCCGGAGCCGTTGGCGGTGGGGAAGTGCTTCTCATCGTTCATCCCCGAGAAGTGGACGAAATCCACCCCCCATTCCTGGGCGACCTCGGTGAAGCGGAACGGGCTCGACTCGGTCTGCTTGGAGAGGGTCGCGGAGTCCGAGAGCAGGGTCACGCGGTCGCCGGCGATGGAAGAGACCGCGCGGGCCGGCTTCTTCGCCGCCGCCGAGGTCGACGACCTGGCGGCGGTCTTCCCGGCCGGACGTGTTGCACCGGGGCTTGCGGTCCCGGCGGGTTCGGAAACCTCGCCGTCGCCCTCCTTGCCGCAACCCGCCACGGCGAGGGCGAGAGCGGCCCACGCTGCAACCCCGAAGATCCAAACCACGCGGCCGCCGCGTGGTGACTGGCCTCGACGAATCGTGCATCCCATGACGGGCCCTCGCATCGCCCGCGGGACTCCGACGGGGATGACCTTCGCTGGAGAATGGATGGAGTAGGACGATCGGCCGACGGACCGGGCCGGGGACCTCGCCCCTCGCAAGGCGAGGAGTCCGGGAGGAGGCGGCCGCCGCCTTACCGATCGTACCACGCCCCCTTGCTCCTTGGCGATCCGGTCCCCCGGGCGGTCCGAAGTGGGCCGCCTCGGATGAACCGATGCCGGCTGGTACGGGATTCGCAACACTGCAGGCGACAAGTTCCGGCAAGGCCCGCGCATCCCCCCCATACGACCAGCGAAACCTTGGCGCGGCTTACGCAGTCCAACCAGACGGTGTATCTTTCAGATAACCTTGAGAACCCGAAACCTCCGTGTATCCGTTGACATGCTCAGGTTGTCTCCGCAACGTCGAGGGGCACCCGGGAAACCGTCAACTCGATGCCGCGCCCGAGCGATAGACCCTTTGATCGGCCTCTCCACGGAGGGCGGAAAACCACCCTGGGAGTTTATTCATGCAACGACTCGTATCGACCTCGGTCCTGGCGGCGATCGCCGCGGCCCTGGGTCTCTTCGGAACGCCGAGCGCATCGGCGGCACCGGCGCCCTCCACCTATGCAAACGTCGAGAAAGCGATCCGAGACGTCAACCATGCCTGGGACCGCAAGGACGTCCCCAGCGACCCCAACGCCCCGGGCTGGGGGGTCTTCTTCGAGGCCATCCTCGGGCAGCTCAAGACGTATTCGGAGGCCCAGACTCCGGAAGCCCGCCTCGTCCCGTTGAACCAGCTCTACCAGATGTCGGCCGCGCTGGCGCCCGTCCCCTGGCAGCCGGCCCAGACGATCCGTGAGGAGCTTCGATCCTGGCTCCGCCCCCGCGTCCAGCTCGCCTGGGCCGAGCGTCGGCTCAACGACCGGCTCCGGGGCCTCCCGCCCACCGACGATCCGGCCCTGCAGGCGAACCGCCAGCGATGGGTCGATTTCGTCGGCGAGGACCTCGGCCAGGCGCTGTCGAAGTACCACGCGGCGTCCACGGTCACCCAGCGGCAGGACGGCCTGAAGGAGATCCACCGCGCCCTGGGCGAGTTGAGCGAGCGGAACGCCGCGCAGCCGTGGCAGCCCTCGGCCGAGCTTCAGGCCGCGATCAACGGCCTGTTCAATCAGCCGAACCTCGACATCACCGCCGACCTCTCGATCGTCCAGCCGATCTTCGACGCCAACCTGGTCACCACCGGCCCGGTCTACCGCAAGGGCTACTGGTCGCAGGTGACGGCCGGCCCCAAGACGGGCTTCGGCCTGCTCCCCAGCGATGACGGCATCCTCTTCTACAACAAGCAGCTCCTCCAGAGCACCACGCCGATCCACGACTTCCAGAACCAGGTGGCCGCCGACGACCAGGGCCGTCGCGCCGCCCGGATGTACCAGTTCTCCGCGACCTCCCTCGACTGGGCCGAGCAGACGGTCTACGCCCTGATCAGCAGCGGGGGCCTGTCGCTCACCCCGATCGCCTCGCACAACGTCAACGCCCAGATCTGCACCACGCCCCAGGCGGGCGGCGGGTTCATGCGGGCGATCGCCGGGCTGGTCGGCTACAACCAGGACCGGATCACGAACGAGGCCTATCAGAAGGCGCTGGCCGAGTTCCGGCAGCGAATCCCCCAGGAGGCCCAGGAGGAAGCCCAGGAGCGGATCGCCGGCGAGATCGCCCAGCGCAACGCCCAGATCCAGCAGTACCTGATCGGCGACAACCTGCTGGCCATTCAGGAGTTCCTCGTCTCCGGGCTGTCGATGCGGTCTCGGCCCGACGCCGTCTACGTCGGCGGCCTGTTCCAGTCCCGCACCGGCGACGCCCAGCGCGGGGCCGACGCCCCGCAGCCGGCGCGGCTCGCCGCCCCCGACGCCGGGCTGACCGCCGACATCCACGTCGGCTCGGTCCTCACCAGCGCGGTCGACGCCCTGTTCCGCCGGCCGGGGGTCCAGAACGTCCAGAACGTCATGATCGTCACCCATGACGTGCCCCCCGGCACGCCCCCGGCCCAGGCCGTGACGATCACCACCAACGTCGACTTCCCGACCTACCTCAAGGCCGTCGAGGAGGCCGTGAAGGCCAAGAACCCCAAGGTCCAGGCCCTGCGGATCCGCCGCCCGGCCCAGCCGCCCGAGTTCGCCGCCGACGCCCGCGGGTTCCTGGTCGCCCTGGTCAAGGACATCGAGATCGACCTCCCCGCCCCCGACCCGTCGACCCAGGCGGGCTCGGCCCTCGGCGCCGGCGCCAAGGTCCTGCGCATGAAGCTGCCCCAGGCGGAGATCGCGCTCTCCTACAACGTGGAGCCCCGCTCCGCGACTTCGTACCACGTCGGTGGCAAGATCGAGGACATCACCGTCCCGCCGACGGCCCAGGTGCTGGCGATCCGCGACGCCGAGGCCGAGGCCGAGGCCAAGCCCCTCAACCGCTTCAGCGGCGCCCTGGTCATCACCGCCGTGCTCGGCCGGCTCCGCACCCAGCCGCTCGACGCGAACCTCGACAACGTCCGCCTGCCGGGCCTGGCCATCCAGTCGGTCTCGCCGGTCGACCCCTCGGGCTGGGTCCGCGTGAACCTCGTGCGGACGACCGAGGAGACGCCCGTCGTGGCCCCGGTCGTCGACGCGACGCCGACGCAGCCGGCCGCCCCGGAGACCGTCGCGGTCGACGCGACGATCCCGATCCAGGTCCAGGTCCCCGCCCAGGCGGCCGTCGTCACCTACGAGCAGCAGTGACCCCGGCCCGATCCCTGATCGAAGCCGCCTGAATCCACGGCCGAGGCGTCCCGGAACCAACCCGCGACGCCTCGGCCGTCTTCGTTTTCGAAGCCCAGCGCCTGATCGGCTCGCCCCCTCGGCCGGCGCTCAGTAGACGACGGTCTCGGCCGCGAGGGCCTCCGGGGTGATGGTGCGGATCGCCTCGGCGGCGCGTTGCACGTCGGCGCGGGAGACGTCCAGGTGGGTGCAGGCCCGGATGGTTTGCGGGCCCAGCGCGGCCACCAGGACGCCGTGCGATTTCAGGTGGGCGGCGATGTCGTCCGCGGTCCCCAGCTCGGGATCGACCGCGACCCAGACCAGGTTCGTCTCCACGCCGTCGAACTCCAGGGCCAGCCCCTCCACCTCCTCGAAGACGTCGGCGAGCAGCCGGGCGTGGGCGTGGTCCTCGGCCAGCCGATCGACGTGGTGGTCGAGCGCGTACAGGGCCCCGGCCGCCAGGATTCCCGCCTGGCGCATCGCGCCTCCCAGGAATTTGCGGAGCTTGCGAGCCCGGTCCATCGCCTCGGCCGTCCCGGCCAGGGCCGAGCCCACCGGCGCGCCGAGGCCCTTGGAGAAGCAGATCGAGACCGTGTCGAACCAGCTTCCCCACTCGTCCGCCGGGACCCCCGAAGCGACCACGGCGTTCATCAGCCGGGCGCCGTCGAGGTGCCTCGCCAGGCCCTCCCCCTTCGCCCACCGCGAGACGGCCGTCACGTCCTCGATCGGGTGGACCCGGCCCCCTCCCCGGTTGTGGGTGTTCTCCAGGGCGACCAGCCGGGTGCGCACCATGTGCAGGTCGTCGGGCCGCACCTCGTCCTCGATATCCGCCAGCCTGAGCAGGCCCGCATCGCCGGGGAAGGTCCGGGCCGTGACGCCCCAGTGACGGGCGATCCCGCCGGCCTCCCACAGGTAGAGGTGGGAAGACTCCGCGCAAAGGAGTTCGTCGCCGGGCCGGGTGTGGAGGCCCACGGCGATCTGGTTGGCCATCGTGCCCGAGGGCGTGAACACGGCCGCTTCCTTGCCGAGCAGCGCGGCCGTCCGGGCCTCCAGCGCCCGGATCGTCGGGTCCTCGCCGTAGACGTCGTCGCCGACCTCGGCCTCCGCCATCGCCCGGCGCATCGCGGGGGTCGGCCTGGTCACGGTGTCGGACCGGAGGTCGATCGGCGGTCGGCTCATCGGCTGCATCTCCCCTGGGGCGTTCGGGTTCTCGACGACCGCGATTGTCCGGCCCGGCGGCCGGCGCGGTCAACCCGGAACCTTCGCCGGTCGACGTTCGCGCCGCTTCCTCGTATCCTGGAGGAGACCGCCGACCCTCCCCCACTTCCCCCCCCCGAGGAACCGCCCGGATGGGCTATCGCTCGCTCGCCGAATGCGTCCAGGACCTCCGACGGACCGGCCAGCTCGTCGACGTCGACGAGGAGGTCGACCCCCATCTCGAAGTCGCCGCGATCCAGCGCCGGGTGTATCAGGCGGGGGGGCCCGCGGTCTACTTCTCTCGGGTGAAGGGGACGCCGTTCCCCATGGTCGGGAACCTGTTCGGGACCATCGACCGCGCCCGGTTCCTGTTCCGCGACACCCTCGAATCGGTCCGCCGACTGGTCGAGGTGAAGGTGGACCCCTCGGCGGCGATGAAGCGGCCCTGGCGCTATCGCGGCCTGCCCGCGACCGCGCTGCGGCTCCTCCCCCGAAAGGTCCGCCGGGGCCCCATCCTCGCGCACCAGACGACCATCTCGCAGCTCCCCGCGCTGACCTCCTGGCCGGACGACGGCGGCCCGTTCGTCACGCTGCCGCTGGTCTACACCGAGGACCCGGACCGCCCCGGGCTGGCGCGGTCGAACCTCGGAATGTACCGAGTCCAGCTCTCGGGGAACGCCTACGAGAGGGATCGGGAGGTCGGACTCCATTACCAGATCCATCGCGGGATCGGCGTCCACCACGCGGCGGCGATCCGCCGGGGCGAGCCGCTGCGGGTCAACGTGGTGGTCGGCGGGCCCCCCGCCATGAGCGTCGCCGCCGTGATGCCGCTCCCGGAGGGACTCCCCGAGCTGGCCTTCGCGGGGGCGCTGGGGGGGCGTCGCGTGGCGATGGTGGCCCCCGAGGGGCGGCTGGCGATGCCCGCCGAGGCCGACTTCGTCATCTCCGGGATCGTCGACCCCGACGCCCGCAAGCCCGAGGGTCCGTTCGGCGACCACCTCGGCTATTACAGCCTGGCCCACGACTTCCCCTTCCTCCGGGTGGACCGGGTCTATCATCGCGAGGGGGCCGTCTGGCCGTTCACGTCGGTCGGCCGCCCCCCGCAGGAGGACACGACGTTCGGCGAGCTGATCCACGACCTGACCGGGCCGATCATCCCCACCGTCCTTCCCGGCCTCCACGCCGTCCACGCCGTCGACGCCGCCGGCGTCCACCCCCTGCTCCTGGCGATCGCCAGCGAGCGCTACGTCCCCTACGCCGAGGTCCGCCAGCCCCAGGAGATCCTGACCGTCGCCAACGCCGTGCTCGGCCAGGGT includes:
- a CDS encoding UbiD family decarboxylase; the encoded protein is MGYRSLAECVQDLRRTGQLVDVDEEVDPHLEVAAIQRRVYQAGGPAVYFSRVKGTPFPMVGNLFGTIDRARFLFRDTLESVRRLVEVKVDPSAAMKRPWRYRGLPATALRLLPRKVRRGPILAHQTTISQLPALTSWPDDGGPFVTLPLVYTEDPDRPGLARSNLGMYRVQLSGNAYERDREVGLHYQIHRGIGVHHAAAIRRGEPLRVNVVVGGPPAMSVAAVMPLPEGLPELAFAGALGGRRVAMVAPEGRLAMPAEADFVISGIVDPDARKPEGPFGDHLGYYSLAHDFPFLRVDRVYHREGAVWPFTSVGRPPQEDTTFGELIHDLTGPIIPTVLPGLHAVHAVDAAGVHPLLLAIASERYVPYAEVRQPQEILTVANAVLGQGQLSLAKYLLIVAREDDPDLDINDIAAFLRHLLERIDWTRDLHFQTRTTMDTLDYSGHGLNQGSKVVMAAAGPRRRELPRELPPGLRLPDGFRDPRLVIPGVLAVSGPKFEPDATRIREFSASFGPDDPIRAFPMIVVVDDAEFTARNLTNFLWVVFTRSNPAVDVHGIGEFVQDKHWGCTGPLVIDARIKPHHAPPLIDDPETEARVDRLAAPGGPLHGIL